One genomic region from Blattabacterium cuenoti encodes:
- the rpsB gene encoding 30S ribosomal protein S2, whose amino-acid sequence MKINTKDLLKAGVHFGHIARKWNPNMRPFIFMKKGGIHIIDLSKTIYKLEEACNGLKKIAITGKKILLVGTKAQAKEKVYSYAKSINMPCVTERWLGGLLTNFTTIRKSVKKMNSIEKMKKNGTFNTLSKKERLLVNRLYDKLHKNLGSISNMNHIPGGIFLVDPNKEKIALTEAKKLRIPIFAMVDTNTDPNGIQYPIPSNDDSSKSIDIILKFVVEAIQNGILINKNEREEKNHTNKKS is encoded by the coding sequence ATGAAAATTAATACTAAAGATTTGTTGAAAGCTGGAGTTCATTTTGGACATATTGCACGAAAATGGAATCCAAATATGCGTCCTTTTATTTTTATGAAAAAAGGAGGGATCCATATTATTGATTTATCAAAAACAATTTATAAACTTGAAGAAGCTTGCAATGGATTAAAAAAAATAGCAATAACTGGAAAAAAAATATTGTTAGTTGGAACTAAAGCTCAAGCTAAGGAAAAAGTTTATTCTTATGCAAAGAGTATAAATATGCCTTGTGTAACAGAAAGATGGTTAGGTGGATTGTTGACAAATTTTACAACTATTCGTAAATCTGTTAAAAAAATGAATAGTATAGAAAAAATGAAAAAAAATGGAACTTTTAATACTTTGTCCAAAAAAGAAAGATTATTAGTTAATCGATTATATGATAAATTACATAAAAATTTAGGAAGTATTTCAAACATGAATCATATACCAGGTGGTATTTTTTTGGTAGATCCAAACAAAGAGAAAATAGCATTGACAGAAGCTAAAAAGTTGAGAATTCCTATATTTGCTATGGTAGATACTAACACTGATCCGAATGGGATTCAATATCCTATCCCTTCTAATGATGATTCATCCAAATCAATAGATATTATTTTGAAATTTGTGGTAGAAGCTATTCAAAATGGAATTTTAATCAACAAAAATGAACGTGAAGAAAAAAATCATACAAATAAAAAATCATGA